In Cetobacterium somerae ATCC BAA-474, a single genomic region encodes these proteins:
- a CDS encoding DJ-1/PfpI family protein: protein MKKILIFASNGFESLELSPFIDVFGWNNIVGTKKVFPTICAIHDVLSATWNLKIIPEVNLLKTSINLDEFHALIIPGGFGKAGFFNDIQSETLNSLLNHFISNKKTIIGICTGALAIGIHGYLKNIPATTYLLDNERYFKQLEQYNAIPIKKDIVISDNIITSSGPGTAIDLAFYLLEKLTNQENCMVVKKNMNFFK, encoded by the coding sequence ATGAAAAAAATTTTAATTTTTGCATCTAACGGCTTTGAAAGCCTCGAATTATCGCCATTTATCGATGTTTTTGGCTGGAATAATATTGTTGGAACTAAAAAAGTTTTCCCCACAATTTGTGCCATTCATGATGTACTTAGCGCCACTTGGAATTTAAAAATTATTCCTGAAGTTAACTTATTAAAAACATCTATTAATTTAGACGAGTTTCATGCCTTAATAATTCCCGGTGGATTTGGTAAAGCTGGATTCTTTAATGATATTCAATCAGAAACACTAAATTCCTTGTTAAATCATTTTATTTCAAATAAAAAAACTATAATTGGAATATGCACTGGAGCTTTAGCAATTGGAATTCATGGATATTTAAAAAATATTCCTGCTACAACATACCTCTTAGATAATGAAAGATATTTTAAACAATTAGAACAATATAATGCCATTCCTATTAAAAAAGATATTGTAATATCTGATAACATTATTACTTCTTCAGGCCCTGGTACTGCTATTGATTTAGCTTTTTATCTTCTTGAAAAATTAACTAATCAAGAAAATTGTATGGTAGTTAAAAAAAATATGAATTTTTTTAAATAA